Proteins from a genomic interval of Coccinella septempunctata chromosome 2, icCocSept1.1, whole genome shotgun sequence:
- the LOC123308707 gene encoding lysosomal acid glucosylceramidase-like, producing the protein MFPLLICEIFLFVYASAASDCLLREYGENKKVCVCNSEHCDYFSENLALDKVNIITSTQSGARYRTSVQDFETVSNSTNLITINRNKTYQKINGFGGALTDTAGVNIMSLPAGAAEHLMRSYFTGTGSMYNLCRVPMGGTDFSTRGYSYDDGPEDKNLSNFKLAEEDFKYKIPLMNLALNLSMSQTKLKFFTSTWTAPKWMKENGKYAGGHLKKEHYQTWANYFVRFLEEYKKQGLEFWAISTGNEPLLAKLPFIKIPSVNWDSKTASIWIRDHLGPTLRSSRFSDIKLLAIDDQRLFFKDYVANVMKNETTRSYVDGFSVHWYLDTDISPKVLENTHQRFPEKFILSTEASSGFLPWQTHVDLGAWDRAEKYANDILENLNNWVTGWVDWNLALDTKGGPTYINNHIDAAIIVNATAGEFYKQPMYYAISHFSKFIPEGSVRIDAKSDVNLPLVALTRPGPDKKVVLVVLNKNNEDVPVTIKDELRHINLNLERRSITTVIY; encoded by the exons ATGTTTCCGTTACttatatgtgaaatttttcttttcg tgtatGCTTCTGCGGCATCCGATTGTCTCCTTAGAGAATATggggaaaataaaaaagtttgcgTCTGTAATTCAGAGCACTGCGACTATTTCTCCGAGAACCTGGCATTGGATAAAGTGAACATTATAACTTCAACGCAATCCGGGGCTAGGTACAGAACAAGCGTTCAAGATTTCGAAACTGTCTCAAACAGCACAAACCTCATTACAATAAATAGAAACAAGACATACCAAAAAATTAATGGGTTTGGAGGTGCGTTAACAGATACTGCTGGTGTCAACATCATGTCACTTCCTGCAGGAGCAGCAGAACATTTAATGAG atCGTATTTCACCGGAACGGGATCTATGTACAACCTTTGTCGCGTACCTATGGGCGGAACAGATTTTTCAACTCGTGGTTACTCCTATGATGATGGACCCGAAGATAAGAACTTGAGTAATTTTAAACTAGCAGAAGAGGATTTCAAATATAAG ATACCTTTGATGAACCTGGCTCTGAATTTGAGCATGAGTCaaacaaaactgaagtttttcaCTTCAACGTGGACtgctccgaagtggatgaaAGAAAATGGTAAATATGCAGGCGGTCATCTCAAAAAGGAACACTACCAAACTTGGGCCAATTATTTCGTGAGATTCCTGGAAGAGTACAAAAAACAGGGACTAGAATTCTGGGCTATATCAACCGGTAATGAGCCCTTGTTAGCCAAACTCCCATTCATAAAAATACCCTCCGTTAACTGGGACTCCAAAACAGCT AGCATATGGATCAGAGATCATTTAGGACCCACTCTTAGATCTTCTAGATTTTCAGATATCAAATTATTGGCTATAGACGACCAGCGATTGTTTTTCAAGGACTATGTGGCGAAC gtaatgaaaaatgaaacgaCAAGAAGTTATGTTGATGGTTTCTCAGTGCATTGGTATTTGGACACAGATATTTCGCCAAAAGTTTTGGAGAACACCCATCAAAGGTTCcctgaaaaattcatattatcCACAGAAGCTAGCTCTG GTTTTCTTCCTTGGCAAACACACGTTGACTTAGGCGCTTGGGACAGGGCAGAAAAGTACGCAAATGATATATTGGAA AATCTCAACAACTGGGTAACTGGCTGGGTGGATTGGAATCTAGCCTTAGACACCAAAGGTGGCCCAACTTACATTAACAATCATATCGATGCTGCCATCATAGTAAACGCTACAGCTGGAGAATTTTACAAACAACCAATGTATTATGCAATTTCCCACTTCTCGAAGTTCATTCCCGAAGGATCTGTGAGAATCGACGCAAAGTCGGACGTAAATTTGCCATTGGTGGCTCTCACCAGACCTGGACCAGATAAAAAAGTAGTTCTGGTGGTACTGAACAA GAATAATGAGGATGTACCTGTGACTATTAAGGATGAGTTGAGACACATCAACCTGAATCTGGAAAGGAGGTCCATCACAACGGTGatttactga
- the LOC123307229 gene encoding uncharacterized protein LOC123307229, which translates to MDVVFESGNIAQGSGCFLIMDNDSGYVSNNLDQESNSDSVPDTLNNSSVEILKSLLPKSVYISEDALLERPDPDQTITATTSEEGIQEFSVWNSDNLSNVVLNCANAAAECAALPKFNSFQSDSGSSINSVVVPIAPPIYYDLNNKLNSSPPLLNDDENISSNPSDGPFFGYENVPMEGTNLAFRNCFDICTNGYSSTENQINSLFLGFLSNTQKHTGKSPSVKEAISPREGPNISETETDPTVNEILVQKSDTPEETHGPFVEKSSDPVADDSLINIEDLPVFIEEYPISSGKPEDATILSTSVLLKNETMNNVTPLKLENIEVEEISNVRNDGSCSSACVLDLNNETNNAVSVQTEQLQDKTKISNETETGSNVLTNVTNISIRDIEEAGPSKISIPQRRNSTKNKENFAETFKTPSKCRKRKFSEVGSPDLFSDDESSKAKPSASPKIIEERFVHKFDHRLIKRVQKTLSGVPPPPDLTITRLTVDDILEKLEANKSYFWTTENLTQATIEKSEGEKASLNGSHNSSLGCTSSILIEGQHEEAVNKEFPDILYSRHHGLHYNRSKLSEEIEHLCDKYAKRYIGAETQSTCNAVETEYMSPGRRKSARPKWAVKSPGRRLSHLAKRRITFSSASLQASSSSSAASRARQILIDYKKLELLNRKKSPKKSPIKTPMKSPMASPSNGRTPSSSAKKKLRMRFRLLSGDFKEMTSEPSSSASSSKRALFQSPDKETKFKHMLTGASTAVNSSFERDLANRGAKRSLFSSPNKISCRASLFPSPNKKSPFKNQHTFEKKRKRDDDDENIANQPKFFRSQSYAEREVKPESSLTRTKSESVLVNSQTMTDLSAANKKKLQWAVYDSLKDQNITTAHPQFKDFACVLARVTRRCIVSSNIRLEGSGTSEKILRVARRHVYAVVKGKSVEEIMSEVHKTRVKNIKPQGYIAPQDYNPFPRESSYSRESALRDRDSNSGDSVTKSSSSQMTTNKPESRIDRIRKVINFEDNR; encoded by the exons ATGGATGTTGTTTTTGAATCGGGAAATATCGCTCAAGGTTCCGGTTGTTTTTTGATAATGGATAACGATAGTGGTTATGTTTCTAACAACTTAGATCAAGAATCTAACTCCGACTCAGTACCAGATACTTTGAACAATTCATCTGTAGAAATATTGAAATCGCTTCTGCCTAAATCTGTCTACATTAGCGAAGATGCTCTCCTGGAGCGTCCAGATCCAGATCAAACTATCACAGCTACTACCAGCGAAGAGGGTATTCAAGAATTTTCGGTTTGGAATTCTGACAATTTGTCTAATGTTGTGTTGAATTGTGCCAATGCTGCAGCAGAATGTGCAGCTTTACCTAAGTTCAATagttttcaatccgattcaggTAGCTCAATCAATTCCGTAGTGGTTCCAATAGCTCCACCCATATATTATGATTTAAACAACAAACTGAATTCAAGTCCTCCCCTCTTGAATGATGATGAAAATATCAGCAGTAATCCTAGTGATGGTCCATTTTTTGGATATGAAAATGTTCCTATGGAAGGTACAAATCTAGCGTTCAGAAATTGTTTCGATATTTGCACAAATGGGTACAGTTCAACTGAAAACCAGATCAATTCACTGTTTTTGGGATTCTTGAGTAATACACAGAAACATACAGGAAAGAGTCCTTCTGTGAAAGAGGCTATTTCACCCAGGGAAGGACCCAATATTTCCGAAACAGAAACAGATCCTACAGTCAATGAAATCTTGGTACAAAAATCTGATACTCCTGAAGAAACACATGgaccttttgttgaaaaaagtTCTGACCCAGTTGCAGATGATTCTTTGATCAACATAGAAGATCTTCCTGTTTTTATTGAAGAGTATCCTATTTCATCAGGgaaacctgaagatgctacaaTATTATCTACCAGTGTATTGTTGAAGAATGAAACAATGAACAATGTAACTCCTCTAAAGTTGGAAAATATTGAAGTTGAAGAAATTTCGAATGTTAGAAATGATGGAAGCTGTTCATCCGCATGCGTTCTAGATTTGAATAATGAAACCAATAATGCAGTTAGTGTTCAGACAGAACAACTTCAAGACAAAACCAAGATATCAAATGAGACAGAAACCGGAAGTAATGTTCTCACAAATGTGACAAATATTAGTATTCGTGATATTGAAGAAGCAGGTCCAAGTAAAATCTCCATCCCACAGCGGAGAAATTCGACGAAAAACAAGGAGAATTTCGCTGAAACTTTCAAGACGCCAAGCAAATGCCGTAAAAGGAAATTCAGCGAAGTGGGAAGCCCTGACTTATTTTCTGATGATGAGAGCAGTAAGGCCAAACCTTCGGCCTCTCCGAAAATTATTGAGGAGAGGTTCGTTCACAAATTTGATCATCGGTTGATCAAGAGAGTGCAAAAGACTTTGAGCGGTGTGCCCCCACCACCGGACCTAACCATCACTAGATTGACTGTGGATGACATCTTGGAAAAACTGGAGGCGAACAAAAGTTACTTTTGGACCACAGAAAATCTGACGCAAGCGACGATAGAAAAATCCGAGGGAGAGAAGGCATCGTTGAATGGCAGTCACAATTCGTCACTCGGATGCACTAGTTCGATACTGATTGAAGGTCAGCATGAAGAAGCCGTCAATAAGGAGTTCCCAGACATCCTCTATTCAAGGCATCATGGGTTACA TTATAACCGGAGCAAACTCTCCGAAGAAATAGAACATTTATGTGATAAATACGCAAAGAGGTACATCGGCGCCGAGACGCAATCCACCTGTAATGCCGTAGAGACTGAATACATGAGTCCTGGCAGACGCAAATCTGCAAGGCCAAAGTGGGCTGTCAAATCGCCAGGCAGACGGCTGAGCCATTTGGCCAAGAGACGGATCACATTCTCAAGCGCAAGTTTGCAGGCCAGCAGTTCGTCGAGTGCTGCATCTAGGGCCAGACAGATCTTGATCGATTATAA AAAACTGGAGCTGCTTAACAGGAAGAAGAGTCCGAAAAAGAGCCCCATAAAGACGCCCATGAAATCCCCAATGGCCAGCCCTTCCAATGGTAGAACTCCTAGCAGTTCGGCTAAAAAGAAGTTGAGAATGCGTTTCCGTTTACTCTCTGGGGATTTCAAGGAAATGACCTCGGAACCGAGCTCTAGTGCATCCAGTTCCAAAAGGGCTCTATTCCAGAGTCCCGACAAAGAAACCAAATTTAAACATATGTTAACGG GCGCATCCACTGCCGTGAACTCCTCATTCGAAAGGGACCTGGCCAATCGGGGCGCCAAAAGATCCTTGTTTTCCTCCCCGAACAAGATCTCTTGCAGAGCCTCGCTCTTTCCGTCGCCCAACAAGAAGTCGCCCTTCAAGAACCAACACACCTTCGAGAAGAAGAGGAAGAGGGACGACGACGACGAGAATATCGCCAATCAACCCAAATTCTTCAGAAGCCAGTCCTACGCCGAACGGGAAGTGAAACCCGAAAGTTCCTTGACGAGGACAAAGAGCGAAAGCGTATTGGTGAATTCGCAGACAATGACTGATTTGAGCGCTGCTAATAAGAAg AAATTGCAGTGGGCTGTCTATGATTCCTTGAAGGATCAGAATATAACCACTGCCCATCCCCAGTTCAAAGACTTCGCCTGTGTTCTGGCCAGGGTTACTAGAAGGTGCATCGTTTCCTCCAATATCCGCCTAGAAGGAAGTGGGACCAGCGAGAAAATTCTCAGAGTCGCGAGACGTCATGTTTACGCGGTCGTTAAGGGAAAATCGGTGGAAGAAATAATGAGCGAAGTGCACAAAACCAGGGTTAAAAATATAAAACCCCAAGGGTACATAGCCCCCCAAGACTATAACCCCTTCCCTCGTGAGTCCAGCTATAGCAGAGAGTCCGCCTTGAGAGACAGAGATAGCAACAGCGGCGACTCAGTGACTAAAAGTTCCTCCTCCCAAATGACTACGAACAAACCGGAAAGTAGGATTGATCGTATACGTAAAGTGATAAATTTCGAGGACAACAGATAG